In one Erythrobacteraceae bacterium WH01K genomic region, the following are encoded:
- a CDS encoding thioredoxin domain-containing protein, with translation MKIGRRTGASLLAVAALAMMGAGQNWTQAIERGEAFHTVGNPDAGMTVADFSSYTCSHCGHYARTGGEVMKLAYVGSGKTRVEMRHVIRNPIDLAAAMAAWCGPKDKFLRNHAALMFAQDDWLEKAGTATAAQKQRWVNGPIPQRLRNIASDLGFYEIFEQRGYDRPALDQCLADTERMGALVAATGSDAAEYGVRSTPSFAIDGALLDGVHGWDALQPQIQARLDGKQGKDDGLGESSELSTDSAFSLE, from the coding sequence ATGAAAATCGGTCGACGCACGGGCGCATCCCTGCTGGCTGTCGCAGCCCTTGCCATGATGGGCGCGGGCCAGAACTGGACGCAGGCAATAGAGCGCGGCGAGGCGTTCCATACGGTCGGCAATCCCGATGCCGGGATGACCGTCGCGGATTTCTCCAGCTACACCTGCTCGCATTGCGGCCATTACGCGCGCACGGGCGGCGAGGTGATGAAGCTGGCCTATGTCGGATCGGGCAAGACACGGGTCGAGATGCGGCACGTCATCCGCAATCCCATCGACCTTGCCGCGGCGATGGCGGCATGGTGCGGGCCGAAGGACAAGTTCCTGCGCAATCACGCGGCCCTGATGTTCGCCCAGGACGACTGGCTGGAAAAGGCGGGCACTGCGACCGCGGCCCAGAAACAGCGCTGGGTCAACGGGCCCATTCCGCAGCGGCTGCGCAATATCGCCAGCGACCTGGGGTTTTACGAAATTTTCGAGCAGCGCGGCTATGACCGGCCGGCGCTGGACCAGTGCCTGGCCGATACCGAGCGGATGGGAGCGCTGGTCGCGGCGACGGGTTCGGACGCGGCGGAGTACGGTGTGCGCAGTACGCCCAGCTTCGCCATCGACGGCGCGTTGCTGGACGGGGTGCATGGCTGGGACGCGCTGCAGCCGCAAATCCAGGCGCGGCTGGACGGAAAGCAGGGGAAAGACGACGGGCTCGGCGAATCGAGCGAACTTTCCACCGACAGCGCCTTTTCCCTTGAGTAG
- a CDS encoding thioredoxin domain-containing protein, whose translation MNPFRTTLIALPLALALAACGDEAETAGSLSGEPVAEVPAPEGQSWLDTVAVSDADGYIVGNPDAPIKLIEYASYTCGACANFIETGVEPLKSEYVESGRVSYELRNLVRDPIDLSVAVLARCGSPESFHPLSEQVWRNFQTIMGGAQANGQAIEAAMTGPEDERLVGVAEAVGLIDFFASRGLSRDQARQCLADTDKVQSIAENSNTQASQNDVTGTPTFFINGQQTDARGWDQLEVALQEAGAR comes from the coding sequence ATGAACCCTTTTCGCACCACGCTGATCGCCCTTCCCCTCGCTCTTGCGCTGGCGGCTTGCGGTGACGAGGCCGAAACCGCCGGCTCGCTCTCGGGAGAGCCTGTCGCGGAAGTTCCCGCGCCGGAAGGCCAGTCCTGGCTCGATACGGTCGCCGTGTCGGATGCCGATGGGTATATCGTCGGCAATCCCGACGCACCGATCAAGCTGATCGAATATGCGTCCTACACCTGCGGGGCCTGCGCCAACTTCATCGAAACCGGCGTCGAACCGCTGAAGTCCGAATATGTGGAAAGCGGGCGCGTCTCCTACGAATTGCGCAATCTGGTCCGCGATCCCATCGACCTGTCGGTGGCGGTGCTGGCCCGTTGCGGCAGCCCCGAAAGCTTCCACCCGCTGTCCGAGCAGGTGTGGCGCAATTTCCAGACCATCATGGGCGGCGCGCAGGCGAACGGGCAGGCCATCGAAGCGGCCATGACCGGGCCTGAGGACGAGCGTCTGGTCGGCGTGGCCGAGGCGGTCGGTCTCATTGATTTCTTCGCTTCCCGCGGGCTGAGCCGCGACCAGGCGCGGCAGTGCCTTGCCGATACCGACAAGGTGCAGAGCATTGCGGAAAATTCGAATACGCAGGCCAGCCAGAACGATGTGACCGGCACGCCGACCTTCTTCATCAACGGCCAGCAGACCGATGCCAGGGGCTGGGACCAGCTCGAGGTCGCGCTGCAGGAAGCCGGGGCCCGGTAA
- a CDS encoding AAA family ATPase, with amino-acid sequence MQIRRLKLSGFKSFVEPAELRIEPGLTGVVGPNGCGKSNLLEAIRWVMGENSPKSMRSGGMEDVIFAGTQSRPPRDFAEVVLQAVDSDGEELDVTRRIERGAGSAYRVNGNDVRAKDVSLTFADAATGAHSPALVSQGKIAQVIAAKPTQRRQMLEEAAGIAGLHVRRRDAEGKLRQTEANLARLEDLMAGLDTQIASLKRQARQAERYTKLSDQIGIAEGRVLFARWRDAAAAAKAAREQAQAADAQVAELKEAADTAQARQREAALALSAAREELADRRDDASAHGHRMAALTSQLEAAEQRLADLDRQKERLEEDRGEADRLTRDAAEALARLEKDLAANEAALARDEEERPALAAALEDSERGARAAELALAQATADHAGVEAEWRVAAAAIEQAETRIARLDAESARHAETKAALLGGADPDEAVGRARADVDAATARLSDLRTALDADRARKEALQSERDEAASALSAAMAELAGIEREYQALDRDRKAREKQAKGREGLPAALDRVNVAPGYERALAAVLGRDAKAPLGKPEGDPEGRFWTGRDAPPPVAGSLAAHIRDCPPQLAARVALVHVAESDDGRVLAPGEWMVTTGGALRRWDGLVARGQGAAEAARLEAANRITELEALLPSRREEREAAKAAQDTAQAGLSELQRSLVASERALGEAAELERQALRALDQAEAARERIAARLEELENAFTDLAGQRRQADADLADAKEKRSALTDPEAGRAKLEAVQANSEASRSAMQAAMARLAAHDQALAVARERTAAQRGDMANWQARSGEAARRLAGMDQRFEEIAGERAVIAAKPEGLMREIEQGDAVRERLGTALAEAEASVASAEAAAGAAERAVAEAGETLAQARENRAGLTARAENEETRRAEMARESGERFQCPPPLLAEKLGFDAGDVGPQEDETRSLETLAASRERIGPVNLVAAEELERIETEHGASAAEQEELAEAVNRLRGSIGNLNREGRERLRSAFEQVDSHFRELFTKLFEGGQAHLALIDSDDPLEAGLEIYAQPPGKKLQSLTLLSGGEQALTATALIFALFLTNPAPICVLDEVDAPLDDANIDRFCDLLDSMVRETDTRYLIVTHNAVTMSRMHRLFGVTMVERGVSRLVSVDLGEAELLAAE; translated from the coding sequence ATGCAGATACGCAGGCTCAAGCTCAGTGGTTTCAAGAGCTTCGTAGAGCCTGCAGAACTGCGCATCGAGCCCGGGCTGACTGGCGTGGTCGGCCCGAATGGCTGCGGTAAATCCAATCTCCTCGAGGCCATCCGCTGGGTGATGGGCGAAAATTCGCCCAAGTCCATGCGGTCGGGCGGGATGGAAGACGTCATCTTCGCAGGCACGCAGTCGCGTCCGCCCCGCGATTTCGCGGAAGTCGTGCTGCAGGCCGTGGACAGCGACGGCGAGGAACTGGACGTCACCCGCCGGATCGAACGCGGCGCGGGCAGCGCCTACCGCGTGAACGGCAACGATGTCCGGGCCAAGGACGTATCGCTGACCTTTGCCGATGCGGCCACAGGCGCGCATTCCCCTGCCCTCGTCAGCCAGGGCAAGATCGCGCAGGTTATCGCCGCCAAGCCGACGCAGCGGCGGCAGATGCTGGAAGAGGCGGCGGGGATCGCCGGCCTGCATGTCCGCCGCCGCGATGCCGAGGGCAAGCTGCGCCAGACCGAGGCCAATCTCGCCCGGCTGGAAGACCTGATGGCGGGGCTCGACACCCAGATCGCCAGTCTGAAGCGGCAGGCGCGGCAGGCGGAACGCTATACGAAGCTGTCGGACCAGATCGGCATCGCGGAAGGCCGCGTCCTGTTTGCCCGGTGGCGCGATGCCGCTGCCGCAGCAAAGGCCGCGCGCGAGCAGGCGCAGGCCGCAGACGCGCAGGTCGCTGAACTGAAGGAAGCGGCCGACACCGCGCAGGCGCGCCAGCGAGAGGCAGCCCTTGCCCTCTCCGCCGCGCGAGAGGAACTGGCCGATCGGCGCGACGATGCCTCCGCCCACGGTCACCGCATGGCCGCGCTCACCAGCCAGCTCGAAGCGGCAGAGCAGCGGCTGGCCGATCTCGACCGGCAGAAGGAGCGCCTGGAAGAGGATCGCGGCGAAGCGGACCGATTGACCCGGGACGCGGCCGAGGCACTGGCCCGGCTGGAGAAGGACCTTGCCGCGAACGAGGCGGCGCTGGCCCGCGACGAGGAGGAGCGCCCTGCCCTTGCCGCTGCACTGGAAGACAGCGAACGCGGGGCGCGCGCCGCCGAACTCGCGCTGGCGCAGGCCACGGCGGACCATGCGGGTGTCGAGGCGGAATGGCGCGTTGCCGCGGCGGCGATCGAGCAGGCGGAAACCCGGATTGCGCGCCTGGACGCAGAATCTGCGCGGCATGCGGAAACGAAGGCTGCCCTGCTGGGCGGCGCCGATCCGGACGAAGCGGTCGGCAGGGCGCGCGCGGACGTGGATGCCGCGACGGCCCGCCTGTCCGATCTTCGCACCGCGCTCGATGCAGACCGGGCGCGCAAGGAAGCGCTCCAGTCCGAACGCGACGAGGCGGCCAGCGCGCTCTCGGCCGCCATGGCGGAACTGGCCGGGATCGAACGCGAATACCAGGCGCTGGACCGCGACCGGAAAGCCCGCGAAAAACAGGCGAAGGGCCGCGAGGGACTGCCCGCTGCACTCGACAGGGTCAACGTCGCGCCCGGGTACGAGCGGGCGCTCGCCGCCGTGCTGGGACGGGATGCGAAGGCCCCGCTCGGCAAGCCCGAGGGCGATCCCGAAGGCCGTTTCTGGACCGGACGCGATGCCCCGCCCCCGGTGGCCGGTTCGCTGGCCGCCCATATACGCGATTGCCCGCCACAGCTCGCCGCCCGCGTCGCGCTGGTCCACGTCGCTGAGAGCGATGACGGCCGCGTTCTGGCTCCCGGCGAATGGATGGTGACGACCGGCGGAGCCCTGCGCCGATGGGACGGCCTCGTCGCGCGGGGTCAGGGCGCGGCAGAGGCTGCAAGGCTGGAAGCGGCCAACAGGATTACCGAACTGGAAGCCCTCCTGCCCTCACGGCGCGAGGAGCGCGAAGCGGCAAAGGCGGCGCAGGACACGGCGCAGGCCGGCCTCTCCGAATTGCAACGCAGCCTCGTCGCCTCGGAACGGGCCCTCGGCGAAGCTGCGGAGCTGGAGCGGCAGGCCCTGCGTGCGCTGGACCAGGCAGAGGCCGCGCGTGAGCGCATCGCGGCCCGGCTCGAAGAACTGGAGAACGCTTTCACCGATCTGGCGGGGCAGCGCCGACAGGCCGATGCCGACCTCGCAGACGCGAAGGAAAAACGCAGCGCCCTGACCGATCCGGAAGCGGGCCGCGCAAAGCTGGAGGCCGTGCAGGCCAATAGCGAGGCGTCACGTTCCGCCATGCAGGCGGCCATGGCCCGGCTGGCAGCGCACGACCAAGCGCTTGCCGTGGCACGCGAGCGGACTGCCGCGCAGCGCGGCGACATGGCGAACTGGCAGGCCCGCTCTGGCGAGGCCGCCCGCCGGCTGGCCGGAATGGACCAGCGGTTCGAGGAAATAGCGGGCGAGCGCGCCGTAATCGCTGCCAAGCCCGAGGGGCTGATGCGCGAAATCGAACAGGGCGATGCCGTGCGAGAGCGTCTTGGCACGGCTCTCGCGGAAGCAGAAGCGTCGGTCGCCTCCGCCGAGGCCGCAGCCGGCGCCGCCGAGCGCGCCGTGGCCGAGGCAGGCGAGACGCTGGCCCAGGCGCGCGAGAACCGTGCCGGACTGACTGCCCGCGCGGAAAACGAAGAGACGCGCCGCGCGGAAATGGCGAGGGAATCGGGTGAGCGTTTCCAGTGCCCCCCGCCCCTGCTGGCCGAGAAGCTGGGCTTCGATGCGGGCGACGTCGGGCCGCAGGAGGACGAAACGCGGAGCCTGGAAACGCTTGCCGCCAGCCGCGAGCGTATCGGGCCGGTCAATCTCGTCGCTGCCGAGGAACTGGAGCGCATAGAGACGGAGCACGGCGCAAGTGCGGCGGAGCAGGAGGAACTGGCGGAGGCGGTCAATCGCCTGCGCGGCAGTATCGGGAACCTCAACCGCGAAGGGCGCGAACGCCTGAGATCGGCGTTCGAACAGGTCGACAGCCATTTCCGCGAATTGTTCACCAAGCTGTTCGAGGGCGGCCAGGCGCATCTCGCCCTGATCGACAGCGACGATCCGCTGGAGGCTGGCCTAGAGATTTACGCGCAGCCGCCGGGCAAGAAACTGCAATCGCTGACCCTGCTGTCCGGCGGGGAGCAGGCGTTGACGGCCACGGCGCTGATCTTCGCGCTGTTCCTGACCAATCCGGCCCCGATCTGCGTGCTGGACGAAGTGGACGCCCCGCTCGACGATGCCAATATCGATCGCTTCTGCGACCTGCTCGATTCGATGGTCCGCGAGACCGATACGCGCTACCTGATCGTGACGCACAATGCGGTGACGATGAGCCGCATGCACCGACTGTTCGGGGTGACGATGGTGGAAAGGGGGGTCAGCCGCCTGGTCAGCGTGGACCTTGGCGAGGCGGAACTCCTGGCCGCCGAATAG
- a CDS encoding MerR family transcriptional regulator gives MSGTFEDGKDDGALRTIGEVGKALGLKPHVLRYWEEQFPMLEPLKRSGNRRYYRPGDVALIETINRLVNVEGYTLKGARTAIEDGRAAVEAASDAPVSEAPVLPQDAPPDGGDGVASEAAPETGPDMGTVPVAGAPERAPRSAAASVEARGVPSELIAELKDIRARLQAAIAE, from the coding sequence ATGAGCGGGACTTTCGAAGATGGCAAGGACGACGGCGCTCTGCGCACGATCGGCGAGGTCGGCAAGGCGCTCGGCCTGAAACCGCATGTCCTGCGCTATTGGGAAGAACAGTTCCCGATGCTCGAACCGCTCAAGCGTAGCGGCAACCGGCGCTATTACCGCCCCGGCGATGTGGCCCTGATCGAGACGATCAACCGTCTGGTGAATGTCGAAGGCTATACCCTGAAAGGTGCGCGCACGGCCATAGAAGACGGCCGCGCCGCGGTGGAGGCCGCGTCGGATGCGCCGGTTTCCGAAGCACCCGTTCTTCCGCAGGACGCGCCGCCCGATGGCGGGGATGGCGTAGCCAGCGAAGCTGCACCGGAGACGGGCCCGGACATGGGCACGGTTCCGGTCGCCGGAGCGCCGGAGAGGGCGCCTCGCTCTGCCGCAGCCAGCGTCGAGGCGCGCGGCGTGCCGAGCGAGCTGATCGCCGAACTCAAGGATATTCGCGCGCGCCTGCAGGCTGCCATCGCCGAGTGA
- a CDS encoding integration host factor subunit alpha, with protein sequence MARNVGTLTRADLAETINRKMGFSRAESLGLVESILAHMCSAMRDGENVKISGFGSFVLRDKKERVGRNPKTGVEVPITPRRVMTFRASQILKDRIAKG encoded by the coding sequence ATGGCGCGTAATGTGGGAACGCTGACCCGTGCGGACCTGGCGGAAACGATCAACCGCAAGATGGGCTTCAGCCGGGCGGAATCGCTTGGTCTCGTGGAATCCATCCTCGCGCATATGTGCAGCGCGATGAGGGATGGCGAGAACGTGAAGATTTCCGGCTTCGGCAGCTTCGTCCTGCGCGACAAGAAGGAGCGCGTGGGCCGCAATCCGAAGACCGGGGTGGAGGTTCCGATCACGCCGCGCCGTGTCATGACGTTCCGTGCCAGCCAGATATTGAAGGACAGGATCGCGAAGGGTTGA
- a CDS encoding ketoacyl-ACP synthase III, whose amino-acid sequence MIRSVFRGSGSALPAKVVSNAELSKTVDTSDEWIVERTGIRQRYIAGEDETTSTLAIGAARAALDDAGIDASEIDLIVLATATPDNTFPATATKVQAALGCTGGMAFDVQAVCSGFLYALATADSLLKSGMAKRALVIGAETFSRILDWEDRGTCVLFGDGAGALVIEAEEGEEANRGVIASRLHADGDQHDLLYVDGGPSTTQTVGHLRMKGREVFRHAVVNLSSVLREVIEDADIAAADIDWVVPHQANARILDATARKLGLPAEKVIVTVDRHANTSAASVPLAFDTARRDGRIKDGDLVMFEAMGGGFTWGASLMRL is encoded by the coding sequence ATGATTCGCTCGGTGTTCCGGGGCAGCGGGTCCGCATTGCCGGCGAAGGTCGTTTCCAATGCCGAATTGTCGAAGACCGTCGATACCAGCGACGAATGGATCGTGGAGCGCACCGGCATTCGCCAGCGCTATATCGCGGGCGAGGACGAGACGACTTCCACGCTCGCCATCGGCGCGGCGCGGGCGGCACTGGACGATGCCGGGATCGATGCAAGCGAGATCGACCTGATCGTCCTGGCCACGGCGACGCCCGACAACACGTTTCCCGCGACCGCCACGAAAGTGCAGGCCGCGCTCGGCTGCACCGGCGGCATGGCGTTCGACGTCCAGGCCGTCTGCTCGGGCTTCCTCTATGCTCTCGCGACCGCCGATTCGCTGCTCAAGTCGGGCATGGCGAAGCGGGCGCTGGTGATCGGCGCGGAAACCTTCAGCCGGATCCTCGACTGGGAAGACCGCGGAACCTGCGTCCTGTTCGGTGACGGCGCAGGGGCTCTGGTGATCGAGGCGGAAGAGGGCGAGGAAGCGAATCGCGGCGTCATCGCCTCTCGCCTGCACGCCGATGGCGACCAGCACGACCTGCTCTATGTCGATGGCGGTCCATCCACCACGCAGACCGTCGGCCATTTGCGGATGAAGGGGCGCGAGGTTTTCCGCCACGCGGTGGTCAACCTGTCCTCGGTCCTGCGCGAAGTCATCGAAGATGCTGACATTGCGGCGGCCGATATCGACTGGGTCGTGCCGCACCAGGCCAATGCCCGTATACTGGATGCAACGGCGCGCAAGCTTGGCCTGCCCGCGGAGAAGGTCATCGTGACCGTCGACCGCCACGCCAATACCTCCGCCGCTTCGGTGCCGCTGGCCTTCGATACTGCGCGCAGGGACGGTCGGATCAAGGACGGCGATCTGGTCATGTTCGAAGCGATGGGCGGCGGTTTCACATGGGGCGCCAGCCTGATGCGGCTCTGA